One Dasypus novemcinctus isolate mDasNov1 chromosome 1, mDasNov1.1.hap2, whole genome shotgun sequence genomic window carries:
- the LOC101418945 gene encoding tripartite motif-containing protein 75-like, producing MALLAALAELQAGANCPICLDFLRDPVTIECGHNFCRSCIQHSWENLQDRFPCPVCRHQCRERRFRPNSQLEKMSETAKLLHISRSKRKRQEEARLCERHSQVLTLFCEEDKMVLCPLCAQPPDHQGHRVRPINEAASHHRKRLSHYIRTVKKQVADLQEVMATQDRKSLEVRKKVETQMQKMNFEFEHLNKFLEREHEALLSRLADEEKNIEQKLDKNISEFSGYIATLKRLQIEVAEKSVQSEVKLLADVKSIRDRCENLKSPDLYSFQVRKEACRLPPQDSVLKKIIQKFTKEVTLDPETAHPNLLVSEDKKSVTFVKTKQKLPPTPKRFMIAPVVLGSEGFESGRHYWEVQVDDKPEWTVGVCEDSLSRKGKQPSAQKRCWTIQLRDGDYAAEGSAPVPLLLWEKPRGIGIFLDYELGEISFYSLNDRSHIHTFSDKFSEILKPYFCIGCDSKPLTICPVRDYE from the coding sequence ATGGCGCTTTTGGCAGCCCTGGCAGAACTCCAGGCAGGAGCCAACTGCCCCATCTGCTTGGATTTCCTGAGAGACCCTGTCACCATCGAATGTGGGCACAACTTCTGTCGTTCCTGCATCCAGCACTCCTGGGAGAATCTACAGGACAGGTTCCCTTGTCCTGTGTGCCGCCACCAATGCCGAGAGAGGCGCTTCAGGCCCAACTCTCAGCTGGAAAAGATGAGTGAAACTGCCAAGCTCCTCCACATCTCCAGGAGCAAGAGGAAGAGGCAGGAAGAAGCACGCTTGTGTGAGAGGCACAGTCAGGTCCTGACCCTTTTCTGTGAGGAGGACAAAATGGTGCTGTGTCCCCTGTGTGCTCAGCCCCCCGACCACCAGGGTCATCGTGTGAGGCCAATCAATGAGGCTGCCTCTCACCACAGGAAGAGGCTCAGCCATTACATCAGGACTGTGAAGAAGCAAGTGGCAGACCTGCAAGAAGTCATGGCCACCCAAGACAGGAAGTCATTAGAAGTGAGAAAGAAGGTGGAAACCCAGATGCAGAAAATGAACTTCGAATTTGAGCACCTGAACAAATTTTTAGAACGTGAGCATGAGGCACTTTTGTCAAGGTTAGCTGATGAAGAGAAGAATATTGAACAGAAACTCGATAAAAACATAAGCGAATTTTCAGGTTACATAGCCACACTCAAAAGACTACAAATAGAGGTAGCAGAGAAGAGTGTGCAGTCAGAAGTGAAACTGCTGGCAGATGTCAAGAGTATCCGTGACCGGTGTGAAAACCTGAAAAGCCCAGATCTCTATTCTTTCCAGGTCAGGAAAGAAGCATGCAGGCTTCCTCCACAGGATTCAGTTCTGAAGAAAATTATACAGAAATTTACAAAAGAGGTTACTCTAGACCCTGAAACAGCACACCCAAATCTGCTTGTCTCAGAGGATAAGAAGTCTGtgacttttgtgaagacaaagcAAAAGCTTCCTCCTACTCCAAAGAGATTCATGATTGCTCCAGTTGTACTGGGTTCTGAAGGCTTCGAATCTGGCAGACATTACTGGGAGGTCCAAGTGGATGACAAGCCTGAATGGACCGTGGGCGTTTGTGAAGACTCCCTTTCCAGGAAGGGGAAGCAGCCCTCAGCACAGAAGAGATGCTGGACAATCCAGCTGCGGGATGGAGACTACGCTGCAGAAGGCAGTGCTCCTGTCCCTCTTCTGTTATGGGAAAAGCCCAGAGGAATTGGTATTTTTCTGGACTATGAGTTAGGTGAGATTTCATTTTACAGTTTAAATGACAGGTCTCATATCCATACTTTCAGTGATAAATTTTCTGAAATACTCAAGCCTTACTTCTGTATTGGATGTGATTCGAAACCCCTTACAATCTGTCCTGTAAGAGATTATGAATGA